The following nucleotide sequence is from Cicer arietinum cultivar CDC Frontier isolate Library 1 chromosome 2, Cicar.CDCFrontier_v2.0, whole genome shotgun sequence.
ATAGATAggcttttgttgttgtaggagAGAAGCATTTTAGTTTATCATTTTATGTATGAACATACTATATATGTATACGTTTTCTTTTTCTCAAATTGCACTCAGAAATAGAGAGAAACGAGAAGTgaggtgtgtgtgtgtttgttgGATTACAGTTATTGTAAATAGCAGTTATAACGGCACTTTAGTTCTATAGTGTAGTGGAATTTAAACAAATCGCTATTGTTCCACGATTTGCTATTTAGTACAATAGCGGCGTTATAACACTGTTGTGTAGTATAATTTGAACAACCAGCTATTTTCTACAATCTGCAATTGACAATACGAATTTGGGTGTTATATCATAGTATTTGTGCTATAACTGTAATGGTGATGTTACAGAGGATTTATGTCATTTACCTGTCACTGTTAAATCAGCTGTCAATAATACTTAGAATGAGACTCGGCTCATTGGTTCTAATGTTTCAACAGGTTGGTAAAGAAGAAGCGGAGAGATTTTGCAAGGCGTTCCAACAAGTTCATAAGAGACTAGTATGTATAAAATGATTATCATTTTTTTGCCATtgttttatagaaaatattatcGAAGACATTTGTTTGTAGAAAagtatatttgtttatttaatataaaaatgattagGAAGATAATTTGTTGAACTGCAGATTTACAACAAATATAAAGAATAATACATTGTCTCCATGAAATTCATGAAAATATAAAGGAATCTAAAATGATGTTTCTCATGAAACAAATAGAAACTGAGtttatgttgttattatattgtatctaacacaaatttattttcttgttttatttctttAGGTCAACGGAGAGTTGAGTTTAGACGCTGCTCGAAATTTTGTAAACTCGTCCTAATGTTGCAAAGAATTACATGCATTCCTTTGACACATTTCCTCGTAATTCGAAATTCAGCCATTGTAATTCATTTGCACTGTATCAAAGTAGTTGTCAATTTAATTCTGTGACATTTTGAGTAGTAAAGATGGTGTGGGAATCCTAGACCAGCAATCGTATTAGAATGGTAGAATGTATCATGCAAATGTGGGAGTTTCTTTCTTCTTACTCAGaactatatttaaatatgtttaaatCTGTATCcacaaaaatattcaaagaaggaaatagaataCATTGTTAACTGTTTGACAGAAGATAATAATCTAGCCTACAACAGGTCTAGGTCAGgtcaaacttatatttttaaatggacAAGATTAATGTTTTTTCATAAGCCTGGTTAACTAAAAGTCTAAGTTTTAGGCCATCAAAATAACAGTTTATTTCCACCCTTTGTCTCATCTCATGACTTCAAGTATCACTTTTTTTCCTTCACAATTTGTAGTTTAGCGTGCCCAGAGTTTATCCTGTTTGACTTATCATCTTTTATCCTATTTAGGGGTTGATGAAATGATAGActtttaaataaactaacaGATATAAGGTGATCTTTTTACTAAAAATGAGATAAGTTGTTGTGATTTTGTTGTCTATGTGTCAATTTAAACATGCACTAACTAAGAAGTTGTGGCTTTGTACAAGATTGATCTTAAGCAAGATAGATATTGAAATACCAATTTAGTCTCTTGAATTGTTATTGCCAGATAATTTGGTTCAAGAATATTGTATGATCACACTTTTCCCCTCATGAAATTTCACAAGGGATCTATTTCCATTTGGTTTTTGTGATTagccaaattttaaaatgatattgaaattgaaaattcaattacaTGAGTCTTTTTGTGGGTCAATTTACTCAATAAAATTGTCTCAAAATGTATAATGTGGTATAAGTTTTTCacttttgaaattgttatttttagaGACTTAAATTAGTGATTCACTCAATCAACCGCCATAGaatcacatttattttgaaatcaatAGAAGAAACATGGTAACATAAAATCACATTTAGGGGTAGTAGTATGTTTGACCGATTGACAATAGTTTATGACCTAATTTATGATCGGTTAGgttagatttttatttaaattttatatagcTTTAAAAACTCTAAGATAGGTTAGGTaagatttttatttgttttttatatagcTTTAAAAACTCTATGATAGGTTaggttagattttttttttttttactttttttatatagttttaaaaactaGACTTCTAACCCTTAAAAAGGTCTTTTAAGTCTATTAGACCATcctacttaaaaaaatataaataatatttttattgctaCTActatcattgtatttttttgaTGTATTTACTACTATCATTATTGTAATATTAAGTTTTGTACTTTGTGATAGATCATAAATTTATGAACATTTCCTGTAATTTAAATATACTCGCTTACATCAattataacatatttaaaaatactattataaaatagaattaaaataaaatgtcataATGTTAGATTCtctaaaaagttattttagatatcaaaataaaacttaaatttattgatatattaacttttgagtgtattttaaaaaaaaaatatatatacactatTAACCACTTAAATGATGTCgactttagtaaaaaaaaatacttttaaataaattttcatacttttaaataaatgatgtaGACTTTAGTTATGCTTGCACTTGTGTTCAACAATATCCTATCATGCATTGATAATTTGATTCTTAATAAAATGCATTAGAAATTTGTCAAATGGCAGTAAGTGccctaaaaatatttaataacaaatcaaatataaaaatagtcaattaaaaatttattgaaaattgtagttttaactatttaaattttttaaaaatttacgtGACGCAACAAGTATAGAGTGAAATCAACTTGCTATTTTACTACGGAGCAATTGGGCAATGGCGCGACAACAATTTAAAGTTGCAGTCGCGCCTGTTCTATTGTCCGTGGCCAAGTTTGCAAATGCAGCAGCCGTCTCATGGCACAAGCCGTCAGTTGATGATGCTGCAATTCTCAAGGAAAAAAGTTTCTTTGGAGTTGGGATGTGTTTGAGGAATGACAatggttttttttctttctttctttctgtgCCAAGACAGCTTGGTTCGAGGGTATCCCACCACAAGAGGAAGCTGAAGTATAAGGGTTAAAAGAGGCTTTGAGTTGGGTTGAGGAGCTGGGTTATGCTACAGTGCTCATAGAAATTGATTCGTACTAGTTTAGTCAACTTTGATAACTTTTATTAGGTAAGTAAATATTGTTGCTAACTTGTTACTATGAGGGTCAATATTGTATGCTAGTAGTCACATACGCTttgattatatttcattttcgcattgaagttattattttaaatgaaatgaaCTCTCAATAACATATGGTTTACACATTATATCTCTCACTAATAAATTCTAACACTAGATTCTTTTCTTTTGTCTCCATCACAGTGGGGTGGTTTAAgactttttttttgtctatactTGTACCTCTAGATcgttttttctttcattttatttaaataagtagcTTCCacataaatttagttttttttttcatatttttgctTCGATTCCGTCGTTTGATAGTGActtttttttccctttcttggtacaatatttttgttttgttttgatgttATGTTCGATTTGATTCAGATTGATATAATAACTTTGatctattataaatttcaatcaattaaTGACTTTAGTGTCATAAATATTACAGATCCAAAGACATAAGTATTTCAgatactttaattttatcatatttgtagACATATTACCGTTTTACACTATTAAATTAGGTGATGTGAGTTTGTTCGCATATTtatcatttaagtttttaacaaatttaaatttatattgcaTCGATATATTCTATAATTTGaatcaattaatataatttctttgtagttaaaaaaaaaagaaaaaactaatgCATTTTTAGTCCccttatttagtttaaaattaacttttaataacGTGACACAACTGAATTGCATGAATAGAATCGTCTTTAACGTTATTATCTTTTTCTTCATCTATACTTGTTTATGTTATTACTAACAAATGCTTGAAACTTTGtcgaataaaaaataagaaaattaatcataattaattacatgaatttgattttttttttatgacataGTTGCCAATACATACAtgcaaaatcataaaaaatgaaggaaaaaaactTCCATTTTTATTCGCCCTAGGTTTTTGAtagcaacaactttagaatttttatgtaaaaaaaattaagagatttcaaaaatcaaaagaaaaaaaattgcaattaattgttgtcaaaattgaaataaatgacTAGTAGTGCAAATATAATATAGTTTAAATGATTATATTGGTTAacaaactaaaactaaaatagGTAAAATTATATCTTAGgccatttaaatttattttatcttaattcaATCTTTTAAGTATTTGCATCGTTAATTTATCTCAATTTCGACAATTATTAATTCAATTGaagatttataattatttaaaattccaCCAAATACTACATATATTTCTAATATCAATCTTTcataaaacatttataaatctcataaattatctatttttcttaattttctctAGTTCAATTTAAACacatgaaatttcaaaaacaaaataataaaattcgtAAGTAAAGATTAACTTTAACTTGACAAAGTAGATTGGACCACGCAAGGGGCATATAAATAAATAGCTACCAACTGAGAACTACCTTATGTCTGTCTCTCtgtggaattgaattgaattgaattgaaagttgaaacaaaGTGATTTATAATGACATTGCATTGCACATTTTCATTACtactcttcttcttcatctaccCTTTTTTAATTCCATTTCCCCCAATTTCTAGGGTTTCTCCATTCCCTTCTATCCCTTCAACTCTTTCTCCCCTTTTTCAGGTCTGTACCTTTCTTccatttctcttttttattggGTCTCAAATTAATTTCCCAACCAATGTtccaaaattgaaaaaattacatCTTTTTGTGGAGCTGAATTTCAAGTTTCAGCTATGTTTTACTTCTTGATAATTGTGATCAGCTGCAATATAAAATGTCATAAGCACAATATATCTTAATCATCATCAAAATTCAAACCTgtcatgtatttatttatttgaagatttatgATCTTGATCTTAAGAGGATTGCATTTTCTAATTTGATATTGTTCATTAAAATAAGGCTTTCACTTGATGTTGAAATTATCAGAACAGAATAGAACAAAACAGAACAATCAATGTTACCAAAAAAGAAACAACCTAATTTATTTAAGCTTATAAGAAAATTGAAGAGTAGGATATACATTTGGATTTGGCTGTTGATTATATTATACTCCAATAACTTTGTCATCATTTTAAGTAGGTGGAAATTTGGTAATGAAAATCACTTCACACAAACATGCTTTAGTACTACTCAAATGTGGAAAGGTTGTAAATGAATTGGAACACATTTACATCTCAACTACTCCTATAGCATGAAAGTGAGTTGAAACTTGAAAGTGATTTTCTACCCAATTGCAACAACATTGAGTTGAGgattgaaaatcaaaatatttgcaTCCAACATTTTCCTTTCCTTCATTATTTCACATTCTTTGAATATGAATAGGCACATAatatgaagatgaaaatatgaatgatCTTACTACATAGATATATTGGTAGCAAATGAGGTTTTAACATATGTTCTTGATTATGCGCGGTACTAATTCATTTATCTTTTGCTAGTTTCCTTTGATTCTTTCACTTCACCATGTCAAGTCTGGAGGAACCACTTGGTGTTGACAAGTTGCCAAGCATGAGTACTATTGATAGGATTCAGCGGTTTTCGTCCAGTACTTGCCGTCCCCGAGTAGATAACTCGAGCATGGGAAACTTCTGGCTCGAAGGACGAAGTTGCAGTACATCTAACAGCTGCAAGTGAGTCATCAAACATTGCAACATAAATTAGGCTGTTAAATACATTTCATTGCTCTAGCATCCAACCACATTTTGTCCCCTTTTAAATTCTAATCACTATCAGAGTGGATTCGAATTCCCTGCATTTAAAAACATGTAGTTACCCGCATGAATTGATCTCAGTTATCGATTTAAGATTGACTAGCTCACATTGCACCTTCATCGaattacttttaaataattttcaccattgatttAAGATTGGACGGCCAAGAAGAAACCTGCATTTAATAAATGTGACATGCATTTACTGCGTGGAATCCAAATCCTGTCATCGTATAtcttttgatttgttttttctgCCAGCTTTATTCATAACACAACCTTTTTATCTTAATTGTAGTggttatgatgatgatgaagagtaTACAGCAGAGACATTCCCATGGAAAAGACAAACAAGAAACTTGTTTCGGAACGAATCCTTCAGCCAAAAGGCTAATACCAAAGCGAGGAACTCGGCGAAGTTTGAAGTGATTGATGATTCATTCTCTGAGTGCCAGTATAGTCCAAAGTTCAATAACAAAGACATTCCAAATTTGACATATAAGGTAATTCAGTGGCTGCGTTCTTTTTTGTTTCAAGTTTTTCTTAGGTACTATATTTGTTACTTGCCTTTTCCTCTACATGTTTCCAACTGTGCAAtagatttcaatttttatgtaatcaatttatattataatatttctttGGCTTGtagtaattaataattatagcaTCCTTACCAATCTTTAATTTGATAATGGCATAATGCAGTTTCTGAAAGGTATACCAAGGATGGTAAAGATTGTGGAAGTTGGTCCAAGAGATGGATTACAAAATGAAAACAACATTGTACCTACAGCTGTAAAGATTGAATTGATTCATCGACTTGCTTCTTCTGGATTATCTGTCATAGAGGCAACAAGTTTTGTATCTCCCAAATGGGTCCCACAGGTACATTGACTTTACATATATGTTATGTAACATTGAATTGATGGTTTTTGAGAATTATTTCTGTTGTGAAACTTATCCATGTTGCACTTCTCTGATATTAATTCTCAATCCTTTTGATCAAATAAGGTTTAATATGGATTTTTTAGAATACTTGTATTGGAACAAAACAGGCAATTATTCtatcaaattttgaaatatttctattgaataaaatctaattcATTCATAGACTTTTGAATGCCTTTTGTAATTATATCTGTGATTTCTCTGTACTCCAGTTGGCTGATGCAAAGGATGTAATGCAAGAAGTTCATCATTTGAGAGATGTCAGATTGCCAGTTCTTACACCTAATATGAAGGTATATATATCTCgaataattataaacaaaatgttTAAATTCAGAACTTTGATTGGTTACTTTTATAGGGTTTTGAAGCTGCTATAGCAGCTGGTGCTAAAGAAGTAGCTGTTTTTGCATCAGCTTCTGaatcattctcaaaattaaacataaactGTAGTGTTGAAGAGAGTCTTGTTCGATATCGAGCTGTTACCTGTGCTGCTAAAGAACTCTCGATTCCTGTAAGAGGGTATGTCTTTTACTTTTTCAAAATATTCTAAAACATATCTCAAAAACAGTTTTAAACATCTATAGTTTTTTATTGATGTGAATTAAGTTTATATTATGTGCATTAACccatttagttttatttgttttcaaatgtcATAGGTATGTATCATGTGTTGTTGGATGCCCGGTCGATGGACCAATCTCTCCGTCGAAAGTTGCATATGTTGCTAAAGAATTATATGATATGGGTTGCTTTGAAATTTCCCTTGGTGATACAATTGGAGTTGGCACACCAGGTAATTAGttagatcaattttatttttatcattaaaactaGTGTGCAGACACCACGTGGACATTGACGTACTCGTCTGTCTGCATTTCTCGAATGAAAACCATAGTTGGCCTCCATCATGTCATATTCTTTTCAGAATTATGAGAATTTATTATGGGTTCCATAATTATTATGATATAATATTCTATGTTTCTTTCATGTTCAGGAACTGTTGTCCCTATGCTTTTGGCTGTAATGGCTGTTGTTCCAATAGCGAAACTTGCTGTCCACTTCCATGACACTTATGGTCAATCCCTTTCAAATATTCTTGTGTCCCTTCAAGTAAGTCATCAACTTATAGCTTTAGCTTTTTACTTGTTTATTATCATTTGGTTTACAAAACTTGTTGAGCTTGCCTCTTCTTCGTATACTTTAAAGTACAAATTGAGTATACGAATCAAAGTGCCAACGATTAAACTAAGTTAACAATGCAAGCAACCTACAACATAATGTTTCATCTCAATCAAATATATAGTTTACTTTGCTTATTTCATTCAAGTATGTAATGCAAGAGTTCCAATTATGTAGATGTTAATATACGAGCTTAAACTAGACCTACTGACATAAACACTTGTGAGACTATTTTGAAAAGTTTATAAAACCAACTTATGACATGTTCATTAGCTGTTTTCAGAATATTTTCTTAATCCATGATAGCTTACGAAAACGAATTATAGCTTATATGAAtacaatttgactttattttattttttgttataaaaaattagaaatagcttatacataaacacttatatGATAAGCGCTTAATTTATCTGCTATCCAAATATGGCTTCCTTTGACACTCTTATTGTAACAATAGTTGACTTGTATTTATACAGATGGGAATTAGTACAGTGGATTCCTCTGTTGCTGGTCTTGGAGGGTGTCCATATGCTAAGGGAGCAACAGGAAATGTTGCTACTGAAGATGTTGTTTACATGCTGAATGGAATTGATGTAAAAACCAACATTGATCTTCAAAAGCTCATGTTGGCTGGAGACTTCATCAGCAAGCATTTACGCCGGCCGTCAAGTTCAAAGACTTTCATGGCTTTGAACTGAGTCACGGCAGATGCCTCATAGATTCATGATTTAATCATATATGTTATGTGccataaaatatattaacatgCATGCTTCATGCAGTCTCTGATTATTATATCATATACTATTATATGTTCCTTTTTCGtatatttagtcaaatataaGAGGAATAAAAAGTTAAACTCACATGAATGAGTTTTGGAGAGGAAGAAGTGATCCATTCAATGTGTCAATAATAAGTGCAAGGTGCTAATTAAGGATAAGAGTTTCATTTTTATTCCTAAATGTTTTCTCCTTCTTATGTATATGTTTGCTTTGTGGAATTGATTTATACATTACTATAGATTTACATGTGAAAAGAAGAAGGTAAACATGGGGAGGTGTATGTAAACAAGGGTTCTTGAAACCAATAGACTATGTGTCATTCAACAACAAAGGCCACAATTAGGAAATGGTTAAGAAACATTATGCTCACAAATAATTGGATTATCAAAATATAACTAGAATTTTATAATGATATGCACCATTTAGAGAAAGTTAACTCCATTTAAAACAAAACAGTAAACCATCATTCTAGTCTTTGAAGGTGTAGAATATTgtctctttgattttttttattctgccaaaaactcaaattagtcatcaaatcattaaaatagtttttaaaaaatacaacttattattataaatcTCCTGAAAGAtgcatttttcttttgtgagcatgtgaataaaaatttaattttaaaatatcatttaacatAAGGTTAAATGATTTgatgttaaatattaattataagagAAAATTGTATTTACCTCATTGGAGGTCTTCTTAAATGATGCTCACGCTacatctaatttttaaaatacatttacttCTCATGTTCTCATTAAAACAATTGTGCATAACATTTTTTTAGTCGTGACCTATTCTctaagaaaatgattttttacttTTGCCCACAAATTCCAAAATACCGTTGTCGAAGACACTAAAAGAcgacataatttttttgaatgtttCAGACCacaattttatgaatttgttttccCAACAATTCATTAACGTTGTGTATAGAGTTAGGTCACAGTTTTATGTACAATATTCCTATTTTAGGCAACACATTTGTAACATTGTAAAAAGTATATGTAACATCTTTTTGTCTTAGACAATAGCTTTATGTGGAATCCATAGACATTTGTAGGGACAAAATAAGAGAGAAAGTTCCCCAAAATGGGAAACCAAGAAAGAGACAAGGAGTAATGTAGAGGACGTGGACGAGGAGAAGTGAAGTATTTTACACCCCACCTCGTCCGGTTAACATCcataatcactataattatgtatttttatcaGTAGATTAactatttaaagaaaaattgtgTAGTGTTAAACATCCATTTATTTATGATCTACATTTGGACTTGGTAGATTTCAAATAAGtctcaaaaatatttgttggcCAATTCCTTAACAACATAGAAGACACTATAGAATTTAGCCATATTATTAATGATTGTATGCGTACATATTTTACTTTATACAAACAAAATAGTTGAAGTTAAATTTAAGACCAATAAAGTggcataataattttaatttaaaatggaATAGaaccaatattaaaaaatattattccgCAGTCGGAATTCGAATCCGGAATATTTTGATGCGAAGTTCATTATTCTTAATATTTGTTGGTCTATTATATGGTATATACTATAGGCATAGTTGGTTATTTCGAGGGGAAGTTCATAATTATTCcttgttttttttattcctGTGCATGtgagttttaatttaattttaaaaattcattttacatAACGTTAAATGATTTGAAGTTTAGTATTAATTATAAGAGAAAATTGTATTTACCTCGTTTTAGGTTTTCTTAAATGACACTTACACTACATATAGTTTTCAAGATGCATTTACATTTCAAGTTATCGATAAAACAATtgtgcataatatttttttggtcgTGACTTATTCTCAAAGGAGATGATTTTTTACTTTTGCCCACAAATCCTAAAAAACCGTTGTCGAAGACACTAAAAAACGGCACAATTTTTTTGAATGTTTCCGGCCACAGTGTTATGAGTTTATTTTGCCAACATTTCATTAACGTTGCGTATAGAGTTCGGTCACGATTTTGTGTACATTATTTCTGATTTAGGCAACACATTTGTAACATTGTGAAAAACATATGCAACATTTTTTGGCCTAAGGCAATAGATTTGTGTGGGATCCATAGACATTTTTAGGGGAAAGTAAGAGAGAAAGTTCCACAAGATGGAAAATCAAGAAAGAGACATAGAGTAATGTAGAGGACGTGGACGAGGAGAAGTGAAGTATTTTTTACCCCACCTCGTCCTATTAACATCCATAATCACTCTAACTATGTACTTTTATTAGTAGATTAACGATTTGATaactattttaagaaaaattgtgTATAGTGTTAAACATCCAATCATTTATGATCTATATCTGGACTCGGTAGATTTCAAATAATTCTCGAAAATATTTGTCGGCCAATTCCTTAGCAACATACATGACACTACAGAGCTTGACCATATTATTAATGATTGTAGgcatacatattttattttatacattaattCTCGAACTGAATTTGTCAAGAGGCAAACGAATGAGATTGCTCACAGACTTGTTAGAGTAACTCTTAactttagcttgtttctaaatcCAACTGGTATCTCAATATATGTTGAACATATTATCATGAATAAAATGTTACAAGCATCTTTATGTAAAAACATTGAATCATTTAAAGttgcattttttatatttaactatttttaaataaattttcattttaaattatttatatttatcatgaCGGTACCTTTTTAAATAAGGTTTAAAGAAGTTttctttttaacaaaaaaaaaacaaaaaagcagCCAACAACTCTCTTTTAATAGTTGATATAGATTTCTTCGTTCAAAAAAGAATTAGTTGATACTAAATTTAGGATCACTAAAGTGGcataataatttcaatttaaaacgGAATAGTGATTGTCAAGAGTAACTatgaaatttgattaaaaaaaatgaaacgaaACGACGAAATGATGatctttaaaaaaacaaacatcatatataaaaaaaaaatattattccgCAGCCGGGATTTGAATCCGGAATTCAACATATAGAATTCGCCTAGAGTATATTATATAGTATATACTATTAACGTAGTTGGTTATTTTGACGCAAAGTTAATTATTAtcctttgtttttttattttatttgtgtgcatgtgaatttaaatttaatttacaaaatttatttaacataaCATTAAATGATTTGATGTTTAGTATTAATTATAAGAGAAAATTGCATTTACATTGTTCCAGGTCTTCTTAAATGACACTCACACTACATCTAATTTTCGAAATGCATTTATATCTCATGTTCTCGACAAAACAATGGTGCATAACATTTTTTTAGTCGTGACTTATTCTCAAATGAGatgattttttacttttaccCACAAATCCTAAAAAGCCGTTGTCAAATACACTAAAAGAcgacacaattttttttaatgtttcagGCTACTGTGAGTTTATTTTGCCAATATTTCATTAACGTTGTGTATAGAGTTCGGTCACGATTTTGtgtacattatttttatttgaggcAACTCATTTGTAACATTGTGAAAATCATATGCAACATTTTTTGGCCTAAGGCAATATATTTGTGTGGGATCCATAGACATTTGTAAGGAAAGAATAAGAGAGAAAGTTCCAGAAGATGAGAAACCAAGAAAGTGACATGGAGTAATGTAGAGGACGTGGACGAGGAGAAGTG
It contains:
- the LOC101498562 gene encoding hydroxymethylglutaryl-CoA lyase, mitochondrial, which produces MSSLEEPLGVDKLPSMSTIDRIQRFSSSTCRPRVDNSSMGNFWLEGRSCSTSNSCNGYDDDEEYTAETFPWKRQTRNLFRNESFSQKANTKARNSAKFEVIDDSFSECQYSPKFNNKDIPNLTYKFLKGIPRMVKIVEVGPRDGLQNENNIVPTAVKIELIHRLASSGLSVIEATSFVSPKWVPQLADAKDVMQEVHHLRDVRLPVLTPNMKGFEAAIAAGAKEVAVFASASESFSKLNINCSVEESLVRYRAVTCAAKELSIPVRGYVSCVVGCPVDGPISPSKVAYVAKELYDMGCFEISLGDTIGVGTPGTVVPMLLAVMAVVPIAKLAVHFHDTYGQSLSNILVSLQMGISTVDSSVAGLGGCPYAKGATGNVATEDVVYMLNGIDVKTNIDLQKLMLAGDFISKHLRRPSSSKTFMALN